A single window of uncultured Pseudodesulfovibrio sp. DNA harbors:
- a CDS encoding Hpt domain-containing protein, with translation MSDSPIIELIDPDLKELLPRFFEVSMEDLEKMQVALKERDFETLNRLGHTTRGTGCGYGFKGMGEIARAIELAAKACDFEKGREQIGLLFQYLQCVQVEFGK, from the coding sequence ATGTCTGATTCTCCTATTATCGAACTCATTGATCCTGATCTCAAAGAATTGTTGCCTCGATTTTTTGAAGTATCAATGGAAGATTTGGAGAAAATGCAGGTTGCCTTGAAAGAGAGAGATTTCGAAACACTCAATCGATTGGGACACACTACCAGAGGGACGGGGTGTGGCTATGGCTTCAAAGGTATGGGCGAGATAGCCCGTGCCATCGAACTTGCAGCCAAGGCGTGTGATTTTGAGAAGGGGCGCGAGCAGATAGGCTTACTTTTTCAATATCTTCAATGTGTACAAGTTGAATTTGGAAAGTGA